Below is a window of Desmonostoc muscorum LEGE 12446 DNA.
ATTAGATAACAGCACTCGCGTAATGCGATCGCAAGCTTGATAAAAGCATCTGCCAGTGGACTGTTCTAACTCCATCTGCAACATTCCATCCTCTCTTGTTACCTCAGGTGGAGGTAAATCATCGGGAGGCAGCAGGTATAATTTAGACGACATAATTTCGCACCTCTTGGTTGTAGCGCGTCAAACTCTCCAGGTTTTTTTGTACATCTAAAGATGAGGGTTTGAGTGCTAGCGTACCTAAATTTAATTCGTCCTGAAATTTTTTGATTTTGTCTCGACAAGTCTCCACATCACCGATAATTGAGTTCTCAATCAAATAGTCTTCATCGAAACAAATGTTTGTGCGATCGAATGGTTTTTGGTTGGGATTCGCACTCTTCTGCAATACTTGGGCCGAATTAGCTTTCATTTTCTGGCTAAATTGGCGAATAAAAGGTAACGCTTCACTCACTGCCTCATGATCTGTTTTGCCAACATAAAAAAAGCGTGCCAGCACTAAGTTTTCGGCACCACTAGCATTTAATGCTTGATATTTGGCAATGGTATTCTTCAATCTCGGTAGAGAAAACGGTGGGCCACCCATCAAACTAAAGGAATGTTTGGCGGCAAACTCAATACCATCATCACCACCAGTGGCAACATACACAGGAATTTTTGGCTGCAATGGTTTGGGGTAAATTGTCAGGCGATCGCATTGATAAAATTGCCCATTAAATGATACGTTAGTTTCATATAAAAGCTTCTCAATCAATGCCATCGCCTCTAGCATTTTGGGACGCGATTCACTCGTTGATGTCGCAAAATGCTTGTTTTGTTGAGGGAAAGGCCCTCCTTTGGCAACTCCAAATAATAATCGTCCATTGCACAAGTTATCCAAAGTGGCGATGTCCTCTGCTACCCTAATCGGGTTATGAAATGGCAGTAACACCGCCGCCGTGCCTAATTTGATAGTTGAAGTCAATCCCGCCAAGTGTGCCATTAACACTAACATGGATGGGCTAAGATTGGATTCACTAAAATGATGCTCACTCACCCAAGCCTCCTCAAAACCTAAGCTTTCTGCCTGTTTGATCAGGGTTACTTGCTCAAAAATGGCACGACGAGCATCTTGGTGATGATTTTCGTAATTGCAGAAAATTCCAGTTTTCATTACTTGCGTTGATACTTTTTACCCACCGTCTGTGCTGGCTATTTTAGTAGTCCATCGCCAAAGTTTTGATAGGTTTGTAGTCAGCACTTTCGTGCTTGAATATTTGAAGACTAAAGTCCTCACTACAAACATTTACTCCTCTTAGGTAGCAACCCACTGCAACTCCAACCATAGGCGTGGATTGTTCTGTTTGAGCTTCGACATTGGATCGCGCAATAATCGCTTGGCATTTATGCAGACTACCTGCATTAGACCCATGTTGTCTGCTACTTCTCGAAGTATTTCTTTTTGGGCTTGCACACAGGAAATCATTTCATCGGAGCAATAAATTCCTATATATTGCAAGCGTCTAGCAGGTCGTCCCCAAAAACAGGTGATGACTTTTATATGACACCCGTCCAGTAATTCCCCAACTTGTGGATAGTAGTGGTTGACGACTCTTGTGAATTCTTTAGCTAAGATGTCTTCAGCAATCATTTCAACTGATATTTCTGTAGCGTTCATCACTCTATTTAATATAACATAATTTTGTCAGTTAAATATAACAATTTACTTTATTTAACTGAAATAAAATATTAAATATGGCAATCTGTTTTAATAGGGAGTGGGGAATGGGGAATAGTCAAAAAGATTCTTTGAGTTATAGCTTGCTTGGCAAAAATTAAATATAAATTCTACAGCAGATTTCAACTCAGCTGAAGTACACAACCTCAGTCTCAAATATAAAGCTTGTTTTACTCCTGTTAGCGCAGTGGGGCGTAGCCCATTCTGAATTCTGCTGTATATTATACAAAAAAGAGGTATACCTTATTTGGTACACCTCTTATTTGGTTACAGCAATTTTCTTTTGTTCAGAAAATATGAATTCAATCAAGTGCATCTAACTTGCACATTTTTATTTTGAATTCTCAATTTTTAATTTTTAATTCTTATTATCGAGCATTGCGTTCACAGACTAAAACCTCTGCCACAATATCCGGGAGATTTACAAAGTCTGTAAATCCTTCAGAGCCACGAATCGGTGAAATAAATGTATAGTTTGGATCGCACACTCCATTGTCATACACTTGGATAAACCACCGATCTGGAAATCCTTCTACACCTAGTTCTACAATGTACCAACTCTCGCCAATCAGACGAGAGTTAAAGATTGTAAACCACTCTCTATTTTCTTCTGAAATGTTCCAATCTGCCATGAGTAGCTCTAAAGCTATTTGTCCGGCATCTGTTGAAGTCAATAGCATTTTTACTCCTTATTAGCAACTTCCGAGTTGGAAACTTCAGGAACTTCAGGATATAAACCCAGTTGTTTAGCTAATTCACGCGCTACAAAAAATAAAAATTTTGCACCATCTTGATTGCCTTCATGGGCGAACATAGTTGCCACTTGTAACATTGTTTCTACTAAGCCAGAATCAACTAATTCTGGCTGACTTTCTAAAATTTCTGGTTCCTGACCGTTAGGGCATTTCAGTAGCTCATCAATCAGGTTAAAATACAAGTGTTGGCGTTGTTCTGACATGGTGATTTTTTTGATTTGAATGAATAAATTTGTAGCGTAGCTAGAGAGTTTAAAATCTCTCAATAACTCTAATAATGTCTGATTGCTTACTGCTCAATACTTTGTTGCCACAACCTTTCCAACATTTCAACTTGTTCTCTTAAAACAGCAGCACGATAAACAAGATATCTGTCGTAAAAGATAATACCTAACCCAACACAAATCGGGGTTAACAAGAAGAACCATTGTAGAATAGTGCCAAATTTATATTGCTCAGCAAGATTCAGCATTTGATTAACCACATTCTGCTCAGAGATTTGGATGTTAGTCTGAGATAATGGTGTATTTTCTGTCTGGGGAATCACCGCGATCGCCGCATCAGTTTTGTTAACTTCGCAGGCTAAATTCTGTGATTCTAATAACTCAAGATGTCGCTCCCAAATTATGCCAAATACTACTAGCCCTGGAGAAAGCACTGCTAAGGTAACGACGCAAACTGTAAGAACATTTAAAAATTTGGCTTTCATCTTGGCTCTCCCTTGCTAGGTAGTATGCACCCAGTAAGAAAATATCTTTTGCTGTTTACCTAAAGTAGCTATCTATATATTTCTACTTCTCAAACAGTTCTGATGCTAAAATATGTGTAGAAGGTAATTTTAAAATCGTTAGTTGTCAGCTATTTCTCTAATTACTACTGACTCCTAACTACTGATAAACTACCAAACCTTTCACAAAAAATAGGAATCTTCAGCCAGAAAGAACGCCCTCATATCCTGGAATATGATTTCATCCTACTCTCAAAAGAGAGATTAAGAAGTCCCCCCTAGTTCACTAAGCTTTCGCTTAGGAATGTTGGGGGGTAGAGGGGAATCTCTGCGTAAATCCTATACGATTTATATCAGTCGCCTCTCCACAAAACAGTTTACCCCAGCCCCATTAAGATTATTAAATTCATTACAATAGTACTCAAAGCCTGTAATTATTGCCTGATAAGTATTTCAAAAATTCATTGGGGTATGGGTGCTAGTATTTTTCAGATGGGGTTCTAGTGTTTTCGAGGTGGGGTTCTGGTGTGTGGAGTACTCAACCTCAAAGCAATGTAGGCAAGGATTAAAGACTGTTTCTTGGAAAAATTTGTTCTGAAAAAATCTGTACTCAAAACCAAATATCAATGTCTTTTGACAAGGATAGACTGAATAACTAGAAAAAACAATTAAATTTTCTTTGATAACTCATATTTCCATAACAAATTGAATTATAGCGATTAATATCTTGATTGTTATTTGAAAAGTTCTTCTTAAACTTATATATTTTGTCGATGAGTTAAAATACATAGTACATACACTCATCTGCACTCCAGGTAAGAATTCACTACTAATGAAGAGACAGTGCAGTATTTTTGATTCCACAAACGAGCAACTGACATTGAAAATTCAGAATTTCTCAGGAATTTCCTACGATTGGCATATTGATTCATCAAGTTTTATGCTGATTATGTAACTGTTATGACTCCTGAATTCTGGCTTTTAAATTCCGATCGCTCAACTACAAAATCAATACACAAAAGCTTATTGTTATAAATAGATACTCTGCACTAAGATTTAGAATTTTAGGAGTTAAATAATGCGGATTGCTAAAGACGTAACAGAACTTATTGGACGAACTCCTTTAGTTGAACTGAACAAAATTCCTCAAGCTGAAGGAGTAGTAGCAAGAATAGTTGTCAAACTCGAAGGTATGAACCCAGCGGCTTCAGTGAAAGACCGCATTGGTTTAAGTATGGTACTCTCAGCAGAAGCAGAGGGTTTAATTGAGCCAGGAAAAACCATTTTAGTAGAGCCTACCTCAGGTAATACAGGAATTGCTCTGGCAATGGTGGCAGCGGCGCGGGGCTACAAATTAATTTTGACAATGCCAGAAACCATGAGCCATGAACGACGCGCTATGCTCAGAGCTTATGGTGCATCTTTA
It encodes the following:
- a CDS encoding LLM class flavin-dependent oxidoreductase: MKTGIFCNYENHHQDARRAIFEQVTLIKQAESLGFEEAWVSEHHFSESNLSPSMLVLMAHLAGLTSTIKLGTAAVLLPFHNPIRVAEDIATLDNLCNGRLLFGVAKGGPFPQQNKHFATSTSESRPKMLEAMALIEKLLYETNVSFNGQFYQCDRLTIYPKPLQPKIPVYVATGGDDGIEFAAKHSFSLMGGPPFSLPRLKNTIAKYQALNASGAENLVLARFFYVGKTDHEAVSEALPFIRQFSQKMKANSAQVLQKSANPNQKPFDRTNICFDEDYLIENSIIGDVETCRDKIKKFQDELNLGTLALKPSSLDVQKNLESLTRYNQEVRNYVV